In the Candidatus Obscuribacterales bacterium genome, one interval contains:
- a CDS encoding succinylglutamate desuccinylase/aspartoacylase family protein, with product MVPEILTVPLLQLASGDRLSLQVYRYVGRHPGKKIYIQANLHGAELAGNAVIHEVLAGLKTLDDADLRGEVWLVPLCNPLGVNQRSHHFASGRYNPYDGRDWNRIFWDYEKQVDRSCIQQFAQTHLNDPLATLQAAYRQRIHQQCLADQQQESQGGGAPLHHRYRNCLQSLALDADTVIDLHSSSNDGLNYLYYGGDRHLGAALFGFDLAIQLDRYDGDAFDEAFIKPWLALERELEILGRSLRFDLEAYTLELGSAMRMQPDSVERGVQGIQAYLYEKQVITQRWTTPLPLATPQLYRASDIQRYYAPTGGIVRSRVSLGDRVAQGQVLGEILQVPKGPGDYPQVMEMRAMQAGLVLDRGINQAVNEGEYVLALLLESCTESR from the coding sequence CAAGAAAATCTATATTCAGGCCAATCTCCACGGTGCGGAGTTGGCGGGCAATGCCGTGATCCACGAGGTTTTAGCAGGGCTGAAAACCCTAGATGATGCAGACCTGCGGGGTGAGGTTTGGCTGGTGCCGCTCTGCAATCCTTTGGGCGTCAATCAGCGATCGCACCATTTTGCCAGTGGACGCTACAATCCCTACGATGGGCGCGATTGGAATCGCATCTTTTGGGACTATGAAAAGCAGGTGGATCGCAGCTGCATTCAGCAGTTTGCCCAGACCCATCTCAACGACCCTTTAGCGACCCTCCAAGCTGCCTATCGCCAGAGGATTCACCAGCAATGTCTAGCCGATCAACAGCAGGAATCCCAGGGGGGTGGCGCACCACTACATCATCGCTATCGCAACTGCTTGCAGTCCCTAGCTCTGGATGCCGATACGGTGATTGATCTCCATAGCTCATCCAACGATGGGCTGAACTATCTCTACTATGGGGGCGATCGCCACCTGGGAGCGGCTCTGTTTGGCTTCGATCTGGCCATTCAACTAGATCGCTACGATGGCGATGCCTTCGATGAAGCGTTTATCAAACCCTGGCTGGCGCTGGAGCGGGAATTGGAGATTCTGGGGCGATCGCTGCGGTTTGACCTGGAAGCCTACACCCTAGAACTTGGATCGGCGATGCGGATGCAGCCAGATTCCGTAGAACGCGGTGTGCAGGGCATTCAAGCCTACCTGTACGAAAAGCAAGTGATCACTCAGCGTTGGACAACGCCGCTTCCTTTAGCAACGCCTCAACTCTATCGAGCCAGCGACATCCAGCGATACTATGCTCCTACGGGTGGCATCGTGCGATCGCGGGTTTCCTTGGGCGATCGCGTTGCTCAGGGACAGGTTCTCGGTGAGATCTTACAGGTTCCTAAGGGCCCCGGTGACTATCCCCAGGTGATGGAAATGCGCGCCATGCAAGCCGGTCTTGTGTTGGATCGGGGTATTAATCAGGCGGTGAACGAGGGGGAATATGTGCTGGCTCTATTGCTGGAATCCTGTACTGAATCACGATAG
- the hemB gene encoding porphobilinogen synthase — protein MFPTHRPRRLRSHPQLRRMVRETVLTTNDLIYPLFAVPGESIASEVKSMPGVYQLSIDKIVEEAKEVYDLGIPAIILFGIPETKDVEATGAWHDHGIVQLAATAVKEAVPDLIVVVDTCLCEYTSHGHCGYLEVGDLSGRVLNDPTLELLKKTAVSQAKAGADIIAPSGMMDGFVQAIRQGLDEGGFAHIPIMSYAAKYASAYYGPFRDAADSAPQFGDRRTYQMDPANGTEALKEIELDIAEGADMLMVKPALSYMDIIWRVKEATNLPVAAYNVSGEYSMIKAAALNGWIDEQKITLETLTSFKRAGADMILTYHAKDAARWLAEG, from the coding sequence ATGTTTCCAACCCATCGTCCCCGTCGATTGCGTAGCCATCCCCAACTGCGTCGGATGGTGCGTGAAACAGTTTTAACCACCAATGATCTGATCTATCCCCTGTTTGCGGTACCCGGTGAGAGCATTGCCAGCGAAGTCAAGTCCATGCCAGGGGTCTACCAGCTTTCCATCGACAAAATTGTTGAAGAAGCCAAAGAGGTCTACGACCTAGGTATTCCAGCCATTATCCTGTTCGGCATTCCTGAGACCAAAGATGTGGAAGCGACAGGAGCCTGGCACGATCATGGGATTGTGCAGCTAGCCGCAACAGCGGTGAAAGAAGCCGTGCCCGATCTCATCGTGGTCGTCGATACCTGCCTATGTGAATACACCTCCCACGGTCACTGCGGCTATCTAGAGGTAGGGGATTTGTCCGGTCGAGTGCTCAATGATCCCACCCTAGAGCTGCTCAAGAAGACGGCTGTGTCTCAAGCTAAAGCCGGTGCCGATATTATTGCCCCCTCCGGCATGATGGATGGCTTCGTGCAGGCGATTCGCCAAGGGCTAGATGAAGGCGGATTTGCCCATATTCCCATCATGTCCTACGCCGCCAAGTACGCATCGGCCTACTATGGCCCGTTCCGCGATGCCGCCGACTCCGCGCCCCAGTTTGGCGATCGCCGCACCTATCAAATGGATCCAGCCAACGGCACTGAAGCCCTCAAGGAAATTGAATTGGACATTGCCGAAGGCGCAGACATGCTGATGGTGAAACCGGCCCTTTCGTATATGGACATCATCTGGCGCGTTAAGGAAGCCACCAACTTACCGGTCGCTGCCTACAATGTCTCTGGGGAATATTCCATGATTAAGGCAGCAGCTCTCAATGGCTGGATTGATGAACAAAAGATCACCCTAGAAACCTTAACCAGCTTTAAGCGGGCCGGTGCCGACATGATCCTCACCTACCATGCCAAAGATGCCGCCCGCTGGCTAGCGGAAGGCTAG
- a CDS encoding sugar phosphorylase — protein sequence MTVTNQPADRYPYVARRIRPLLEAVYLENQVDILTDRIYGLLEEHFAASMDENFQKWSEDNVLLITYGDSVYTPDEKPLATLKNILDGYLKSAVTGVHILPFCPYSSDDGFAVKDYLSVSPELGTWDDVRAIAQDYDLMVDLVLNHISSQSEWFQQFKAGQKPGCDYFITVSPETDVSEVVRPRSSPLLVNVDTAKGEQYVWATFSDDQIDLNFENPEVLIEFIKIILFYVAVGAKYIRLDAVGFLWKRLGTPCIHLPETHAIIRLLREILQMANPDVALITETNVPNRENLSYFGNRNEAHMIYNFSLPPLLLNALMQGRSDHLKTWMMSMPPAPIGCAYFNFTASHDGIGLRPAEGLLSDDEYQALLDTMQRFGGKISMRRHPDGSESPYEINISLFDAMKGTVKGQDRWQVERFLCSQTIMLSLEGVPAFYIHSLLATTNDLDKMARTGHNRSINRHQWDYDQLVTALEDEASPQAIVLKELCRRIQIRRRQGAFHPNATQYTLHPMNKALFAFWRQSMIRDQSIFSIHNLSDRTQQLALSNLNLVITDPWCDLLSGQLIHNIYDKFVLKPYQSAWITNKFDPSDVREGQ from the coding sequence ATGACTGTTACAAACCAACCTGCTGATCGATACCCTTACGTTGCCCGTCGTATCCGCCCATTGCTCGAAGCCGTTTACCTAGAAAACCAAGTTGATATCCTGACAGACCGCATCTACGGACTGCTTGAAGAGCACTTCGCCGCTTCTATGGACGAAAATTTCCAGAAGTGGAGCGAAGACAATGTGTTGCTGATTACCTACGGAGATAGTGTCTATACCCCTGATGAGAAGCCACTGGCCACGCTGAAGAACATCCTAGATGGCTATCTAAAATCTGCTGTAACTGGGGTACATATTTTACCGTTTTGCCCCTATAGTTCCGATGATGGTTTTGCGGTCAAAGACTACCTTAGCGTTAGCCCAGAACTAGGAACCTGGGATGATGTGCGGGCGATCGCTCAGGACTATGACCTGATGGTGGATTTGGTGTTGAACCATATTTCCAGCCAAAGCGAATGGTTTCAGCAGTTTAAAGCGGGTCAAAAGCCTGGATGTGACTACTTCATTACGGTGTCGCCAGAGACAGACGTCTCTGAGGTGGTGCGACCGCGCAGCAGTCCGCTATTGGTCAACGTAGATACAGCCAAGGGCGAACAGTATGTCTGGGCAACCTTTAGTGATGATCAAATTGATCTAAATTTTGAGAATCCAGAGGTTTTAATCGAGTTCATCAAGATTATTTTGTTTTACGTAGCTGTTGGGGCCAAATACATTCGTCTAGATGCGGTGGGATTTCTTTGGAAACGTTTGGGCACTCCCTGCATTCATTTGCCGGAAACTCACGCCATTATTCGCCTATTGCGGGAAATTTTGCAAATGGCGAACCCAGACGTTGCCCTGATCACCGAAACGAATGTACCTAATCGAGAAAACCTCAGCTACTTTGGCAACCGCAATGAAGCCCACATGATCTATAACTTCAGCCTGCCTCCGCTGTTGTTGAATGCATTGATGCAGGGGCGATCGGATCACCTCAAAACTTGGATGATGAGTATGCCGCCGGCCCCTATTGGCTGTGCCTATTTCAATTTTACGGCGTCCCACGACGGCATTGGGCTTCGACCGGCGGAAGGCCTGCTCAGTGACGATGAATACCAGGCCCTGCTCGACACCATGCAGCGATTTGGCGGCAAGATTAGTATGCGTCGTCATCCAGACGGTAGTGAAAGTCCCTATGAAATTAATATTTCCTTGTTTGATGCCATGAAAGGCACGGTTAAGGGACAGGATCGCTGGCAGGTGGAACGGTTCCTTTGTTCCCAAACCATTATGTTATCTCTGGAAGGTGTTCCTGCCTTCTACATCCACAGCCTCTTGGCTACAACGAATGATTTAGATAAGATGGCGCGCACAGGACACAATCGTTCCATTAATCGCCATCAGTGGGATTATGATCAACTGGTGACAGCTCTAGAAGATGAAGCATCACCCCAGGCGATCGTCCTCAAAGAGCTATGTCGGCGAATTCAAATTCGGCGACGGCAGGGAGCCTTCCATCCCAACGCCACCCAATATACGCTGCACCCCATGAATAAGGCGCTGTTTGCTTTCTGGCGGCAAAGTATGATTCGCGATCAAAGTATTTTCTCGATTCATAACCTCAGCGATCGCACCCAGCAACTTGCCCTATCCAACCTCAATCTGGTGATTACCGATCCCTGGTGTGATTTGCTCAGCGGTCAGTTGATTCACAATATCTACGACAAGTTTGTCCTCAAGCCCTATCAATCAGCATGGATTACCAACAAGTTTGATCCTAGTGATGTGAGAGAGGGGCAGTAG
- a CDS encoding HAD hydrolase family protein — translation MATSPAVLIFTDLDGTLLNADDYRYDAALPVLQALHRQQIPVIPVTSKTRREVAALRQQIAPHDPFIVENGSAIFFTRGDRRFDLAAVHGSITDPAGTDSTDTDPTDTLQMCRLGCTYDEARQALVELSQSLNIPLQGFGDLSAAALQDLTGLPLSAIPLAQARDFTEPFVMPKTIHPDQLDVAVQQLGMGVVVGDRFSHLIGPHAGKGRAVRLLIAAYQSAIPEQSIYTIGLGNSPNDLEMLEAVDLPVVIPGSSGAHPDLSDRGWQIAPESGSRGWAIAVQQALQVNR, via the coding sequence ATGGCTACCTCTCCCGCCGTGCTCATCTTTACCGATTTAGATGGCACGCTACTCAATGCTGATGATTACCGCTATGATGCAGCGCTGCCGGTGCTTCAGGCTCTACACCGGCAGCAGATTCCGGTGATCCCGGTGACCAGCAAAACCCGCCGGGAAGTGGCTGCTCTCCGCCAGCAGATTGCGCCCCACGATCCCTTTATTGTGGAAAATGGTAGCGCAATTTTTTTCACTAGGGGCGATCGCCGTTTTGATCTGGCCGCCGTTCATGGATCGATCACTGATCCTGCCGGCACGGACTCTACTGACACTGACCCTACCGACACGCTCCAAATGTGTCGCCTAGGCTGTACCTATGACGAAGCACGACAGGCACTCGTCGAGCTTTCTCAGTCACTCAATATACCCCTACAAGGATTTGGCGATCTCTCAGCAGCAGCGTTGCAGGATCTGACGGGTCTCCCCTTGTCCGCGATCCCCCTGGCCCAAGCACGGGATTTTACGGAGCCGTTTGTGATGCCCAAAACCATCCATCCTGATCAATTAGATGTGGCCGTGCAGCAACTGGGGATGGGTGTGGTAGTGGGCGATCGCTTTTCTCATTTAATTGGCCCCCATGCCGGTAAGGGCAGGGCGGTGCGGCTGTTAATAGCTGCCTACCAGAGCGCTATTCCTGAACAATCTATCTACACCATAGGGCTAGGTAATAGTCCTAATGATCTAGAAATGCTAGAAGCGGTTGATCTGCCTGTGGTGATTCCCGGCTCGTCCGGGGCCCACCCAGATCTCAGCGATCGCGGTTGGCAGATTGCGCCAGAATCCGGCAGTCGAGGATGGGCGATCGCTGTGCAGCAGGCACTTCAAGTGAACAGATGA